A DNA window from Theobroma cacao cultivar B97-61/B2 chromosome 5, Criollo_cocoa_genome_V2, whole genome shotgun sequence contains the following coding sequences:
- the LOC18600140 gene encoding ankyrin repeat-containing protein At5g02620: MGKCHSTLSEIDEYGWTPLHYAVHFGAVDIFQLFLIDSSTAYIRDNEGMSVIHIAAREGEVVILEMLAYRFPEIWDLQDNNGQTALHLAVARGKLDSVKFILDFVLSHDGLINQQDNEGNTALHLKTIQRHDHKIFELLMKDSRVDKTATNMEGLTVIDILLLNKEFGYYEKLPDRLMEMNEISTAC, encoded by the exons ATGGGAAAATGTCACTCTACACTCTCTGAAATCGACGAGTACGGATGGACTCCTCTGCACTATGCAGTACACTTTGGTGCAGTGGACATTTTCCAGCTGTTTTTGATTGATTCTTCAACTGCTTATATTAGAGATAATGAAGGCATGTCTGTCATTCACATTGCTGCCAGAGAAGGTGAAGTAGTCATATTGGAAATGCTTGCATACCGTTTTCCCGAAATTTGGGATTTACAAGATAATAACGGCCAAACAGCTCTTCACCTTGCTGTTGCTAGAGGAAAGCTTGATTCTGTCAAGTTTATTCTTGACTTCGTTCTTTCTCATGATGGCCTTATAAATCAGCAAGATAATGAAGGTAACACAGCTTTGCATCTCAAAACAATTCAAAGACATGATCACAAAATCTTTGAATTGCTGATGAAAGATAGTAGGGTAGACAAGACGGCCACAAACATGGAGGGTCTCACTGTTATCGACATTCTCCTGTTGAATAAGGAGTTCGGCTACTACGAAAAG TTGCCGGATAGATTGATGGAAATGAACGAGATTAGTACGGCATGTTAA
- the LOC18600141 gene encoding protein ACCELERATED CELL DEATH 6, translating to MDPELYEAAASGNLNFLKRMDPNLHVFQVTKQQQNTVLHIAVKFKQVEFCQHILISSSSLLLKCNSKGESPLHVAAKIGCLEIAELLVDCAKQLQRDVESSGVSALRKPLRMVNLEKDTALHAAVRNGHFAVAKCLMEADQGLLGLVNAANASPLCLAIEGGFSRIASLILETFPKSLNGDINMKTALRSAVFHSQHDIVKILLKNVPNSRNETDQIGWSPLHYAALYGDLKSTQLLLQGNSSTAYIVDQDGTSALHVAAFRGHTNVVELIVQCCPDVHEVTDKKGRTVLHVAVISGQEKMVRHILEMPRLCGIINEKDNEGNTALHLAVIYKRDNIVTILARNRGMERAAVNNNLLTAYDIFSLQPRKLSLLTAKIHYWLRGTHGLPALQKWVNTNLKREMIGETGEDTNILFARGKHDETSISNTTNEASDETVKRSRLEIHLLIATLIATVTFQAAFTVPGGYKEDGPDKGMAQSIQKAPFKAFLIFNTIAFIFSIATVYIQFATSKFSYYLRSRYASLAEVMIFIAVLGMLLAFASGVYVELANSNGLRLMGYILVGCFLLVYYACWFLDPISMQIPGLQQPRKYLRDLLFRYGII from the exons ATGGATCCGGAGCTGTATGAAGCTGCAGCATCAGGtaacttaaatttcctcaagaGAATGGATCCAAACCTCCATGTCTTCCAAGTAACAAAACAGCAGCAGAATACTGTTCTTCACATTGCAGTCAAgtttaaacaagttgaattttgTCAGCACATTCTCATCTCCAGTTCTTCACTTCTCCTAAAGTGCAATTCCAAAGGCGAGTCTCCTTTACATGTTGCAGCCAAGAtagggtgtttagaaattgcTGAACTTCTGGTAGATTGCGCCAAACAGCTACAAAGGGATGTCGAGAGCTCGGGCGTCAGTGCTCTGAGGAAGCCGTTGAGGATGGTGAATCTGGAAAAGGATACAGCTCTGCATGCTGCAGTCAGAAATGGTCACTTTGCAGTTGCAAAGTGCCTAATGGAAGCTGATCAAGGATTGCTGGGTTTGGTCAACGCCGCGAATGCTTCACCACTTTGCCTGGCTATTGAGGGTGGATTCTCCAGGATTGCAAGTTTGATCCTGGAAACATTTCCAAAATCTCTCAATGGAGATATCAACATGAAGACTGCGTTGCGTTCGGCAGTTTTTCATTCTCAGCATG ATATTGTGAAAATACTATTGAAGAATGTACCAAACTCAAGGAACGAAACTGACCAAATTGGGTGGAGTCCTCTGCATTATGCAGCTTTATATGGTGACCTTAAGTCAACTCAACTTCTTTTACAGGGTAATAGCTCCACTGCTTATATTGTGGACCAAGATGGGACATCTGCACTCCATGTTGCAGCATTTAGAGGCCACACCAACGTAGTTGAACTAATAGTTCAATGCTGTCCTGATGTTCATGAGGTTACCGATAAGAAGGGCCGGACTGTACTTCATGTTGCAGTCATAAGTGGACAGGAAAAAATGGTCAGACACATTCTAGAGATGCCAAGGCTTTGTGGCATTATAAATGAAAAGGATAACGAGGGAAACACAGCTCTGCATCTGGCCGTCATTTACAAGAGAGATAATATCGTCACAATTCTTGCGCGGAACAGAGGAATGGAGAGGGCTGCGGTGAATAACAATCTCTTAACTGCTTATGACATTTTCTCTCTTCAACCAAGAAAG CTTTCTTTATTAACTGCAAAGATACATTACTGGCTGCGGGGAACCCATGGACTACCAGCCTTGCAAAAATGGGTGAACACAAATCTAAAGAGAGAGATGATTGGAGAAACGGGGGAGGACACAAACATCTTGTTTGCCAGGGGGAAACATGACGAAACGAGTATCTCAAACACTACAAATGAGGCTTCTGATGAAACAGTGAAGAGAAGTAGACTTGAAATCCATCTCTTGATAGCAACGCTCATTGCCACTGTTACATTTCAGGCAGCCTTCACGGTGCCTGGCGGCTATAAAGAAGATGGTCCTGACAAAGGCATGGCGCAATCCATTCAAAAAGCGCCTTTCAAagcatttttaatattcaacaCCATTGCATTTATTTTCTCAATTGCCACAGTTTACATTCAATTCGCTACTTCTAAATTCAGCTACTACCTGCGTTCAAGATACGCAAGTCTAGCAGAGGTGATGATTTTCATAGCTGTTCTCGGGATGTTACTGGCATTTGCTTCTGGCGTGTATGTGGAGCTTGCCAACTCCAATGGCCTGCGCCTGATGGGTTATATATTGGTGGGCTGCTTCTTGTTAGTTTACTATGCCTGCTGGTTTCTTGATCCAATAAGCATGCAAATTCCAGGACTTCAGCAGCCTAGGAAATACCTCAGGGACTTGCTATTTCGTTATGGGATTATCTAA
- the LOC18600142 gene encoding uncharacterized protein LOC18600142 isoform X2, with translation MEKIKEKIEKGKRLFTHRIDSCRFKPGDHIYGYRGFGSYSHHGIYVGEDCAIHFIPTERDGLSKQDPPCPKCGYQHNVHLGVVKTCLDCFLSNGALSSDSLCLYQYEESKLVKMLKRAGSCSGSKCLPPQTVVNIANELHKENCFGRYDLVGNNCEDFSTFCKTGIRRSEQVLSVMNLPMMPFLAKVLESLKLSLPK, from the exons ATggagaaaataaaggaaaaaattgaaaagggGAAGCGACTGTTCACCCACAGAATCGACAGCTGCAGATTCAAACCTGGAGATCATATATATGGCTACAGGGGATTTGGTTCATACAGCCATCATG GAATATATGTTGGTGAAGATTGTGCGATTCATTTCATCCCGACAGAACGTGACGGTCTCTCCAAGCAAGACCCTCCTTGTCCAAAATGTGGATATCAGCACAACGTTCACCTCGGAGTGGTGAAGACCTGCCTGGATTGCTTCCTATCCAACGGTGCCCTTTCAAGCGATTCCCTCTGTCTTTACCAATACGAAGAATCGAAGTTGGTTAAGATGTTGAAAAGAGCTGGCAGCTGCAGCGGCTCCAAATGTTTACCACCCCAAACCGTTGTGAACATTGCCAACGAGCTCCACAAGGAAAATTGTTTCGGCCGCTATGACCTTGTTGGGAACAACTGTGAAGACTTCAGTACATTTTGTAAGACTGGCATTCGCAGAAGTGAACAGGTCCTTAGTGTTATGAATTTACCTATGATGCCATTCCTGGCCAAGGTATTGGAGAGCTTAAAGCTCTCTCTACCTAAATAA
- the LOC18600142 gene encoding uncharacterized protein LOC18600142 isoform X1 produces the protein MEKIKEKIEKGKRLFTHRIDSCRFKPGDHIYGYRGFGSYSHHGIYVGEDCAIHFIPTESDGLSKQDPPCPKCGYQHNVHLGVVKTCLDCFLSNGALSSDSLCLYQYEESELVKMLKRAGSCSSSKCLPPQTVVNIANELHKENCFGRYDLVGNNCEDFSTFCKTGIRRSEQVLSVMNLPMMPFLAKVLESLKLSLPK, from the exons ATggagaaaataaaggaaaaaattgaaaagg ggaAGCGACTGTTCACCCACAGAATCGACAGCTGCAGATTCAAACCTGGAGATCATATATATGGCTACAGGGGATTTGGTTCATACAGCCATCATG GAATATATGTTGGTGAAGATTGTGCGATTCATTTCATCCCGACAGAAAGTGACGGTCTCTCCAAGCAAGACCCTCCTTGTCCAAAATGTGGATATCAGCACAACGTTCACCTCGGAGTGGTGAAGACCTGCCTGGATTGCTTCCTATCCAACGGTGCCCTTTCAAGCGATTCCCTCTGTCTTTACCAATACGAAGAATCGGAGTTGGTTAAGATGTTGAAAAGAGCTGGCAGCTGCAGTAGCTCCAAATGTTTACCACCCCAAACCGTTGTGAACATTGCCAACGAGCTCCACAAGGAAAATTGTTTCGGCCGCTATGACCTTGTTGGGAACAACTGTGAAGACTTCAGTACATTTTGTAAGACTGGCATTCGCAGAAGTGAACAGGTCCTTAGTGTTATGAATTTACCTATGATGCCATTCCTGGCCAAGGTATTGGAGAGCTTAAAGCTCTCTCTACCTAAATAA